A region of Leifsonia xyli DNA encodes the following proteins:
- a CDS encoding single-stranded DNA-binding protein translates to MSDTVAVRGFVATEPRHLVTEAGLPITSFRLVTTRRRYNRQASAWEDGGQNWYTVSAFRKLALGAAGSIAKGDPVLVAGRIHLREWTGDKQGVTVEIEADSIGHDLTWGRSRFTKSAGGPAGEEGAAPPDALTGAAP, encoded by the coding sequence ATGTCCGACACCGTCGCCGTCCGCGGCTTCGTCGCCACCGAACCGCGCCACCTCGTCACCGAGGCGGGCCTGCCCATCACGAGCTTCCGGCTCGTCACGACGCGGCGCCGATACAACCGTCAGGCGTCCGCGTGGGAGGACGGCGGACAGAACTGGTACACGGTGAGCGCCTTCCGCAAGCTGGCGCTGGGCGCGGCCGGCTCGATCGCCAAGGGCGACCCGGTGCTGGTGGCGGGGCGCATCCATCTGCGGGAGTGGACCGGCGACAAGCAGGGCGTGACGGTCGAGATCGAGGCCGACTCCATCGGGCACGACCTGACGTGGGGGCGGTCGCGCTTCACGAAGTCGGCGGGCGGCCCAGCGGGTGAGGAGGGGGCTGCGCCTCCCGACGCTCTCACAGGGGCGGCACCCTAA
- a CDS encoding RNA polymerase subunit sigma, with amino-acid sequence MPEEDARLLRELHDQHAQALWRYVVHLTGDRAMADDIVQETLLRAWRKPSVLDQSQQSARTWLFTVARNLVIDDRRSAAHRHEFGAENLPEHPSPDSEADAVLDSWLVSDALAELSVEHRAVIVHAYYGGRSVAEIARELDIPEGTVKSRLHYGLRALRLALQERGVTER; translated from the coding sequence ATGCCGGAGGAGGACGCCCGCCTGCTGCGCGAGCTGCACGATCAGCACGCGCAGGCGCTATGGCGGTACGTCGTGCACCTCACCGGCGACCGTGCGATGGCCGACGACATCGTGCAGGAGACGCTGCTGCGCGCCTGGCGCAAGCCGTCCGTCCTGGACCAGTCCCAGCAGTCCGCCCGCACCTGGCTGTTCACCGTGGCGCGCAACCTCGTGATCGACGACCGCCGGAGCGCGGCCCACCGGCACGAGTTCGGCGCGGAGAACCTGCCGGAACATCCCTCGCCGGACAGCGAGGCCGACGCTGTGCTCGACTCTTGGCTGGTCTCGGACGCGCTGGCCGAGCTGTCGGTGGAGCACCGGGCGGTCATCGTCCACGCCTACTACGGCGGCCGATCGGTCGCCGAGATCGCGCGCGAGCTCGACATCCCCGAGGGGACCGTCAAGTCGCGCCTGCACTACGGACTCCGCGCGCTGCGGCTCGCGCTCCAGGAGAGAGGGGTGACGGAACGATGA
- a CDS encoding MFS transporter — translation MPVLSARPPWRETFASLRVPNYRRFAASNLVANTAVWMQRIAMDWLVLQLSGSVAAVGITVFMQFTPMLILGLWGGVIADRYSKQTLLVITQSCAAGLAALLAVLTLSGGIEVWHVYAISFALGLVTVVDNPARQVFVNELVGPTYLRNAISLNSSIFQLGGLIGPALGGVLITAVGGGWSFAINAVACLAVVFAVATLKRSELHSSPAAPRRKGQLAEGMRYVRRKPVIFWTVVMVAVIAVFAFNMPVFLAAYANDVFHVGAQGYGLFNALVAAGALTGALASTRRTSVRLSMVVGTAAALGIVQALAGFAPGELAFGMLLICIGVGNLLFITAANSLVQMSSNVQIRGRVISLYILVLLGGQALGGPLMGWIVEQVGPHIAMAISGLVPAAAATVIAVLIARQSSLRLRFGLRGRRPVIAIVNRAGKSGATL, via the coding sequence ATGCCGGTCCTCTCCGCCAGGCCGCCGTGGCGCGAGACCTTCGCCTCCCTCCGGGTGCCGAACTACCGCCGCTTCGCCGCCAGCAACCTCGTCGCCAACACGGCGGTGTGGATGCAGCGGATCGCCATGGACTGGCTGGTCCTGCAGCTGTCGGGCAGCGTCGCCGCGGTCGGGATCACGGTGTTCATGCAGTTCACCCCGATGCTGATCCTCGGGCTGTGGGGCGGCGTGATCGCAGACCGCTACTCCAAGCAGACCCTCCTCGTCATCACCCAGTCGTGCGCGGCCGGCCTCGCGGCCCTCCTCGCGGTGCTGACGCTCTCGGGCGGCATCGAGGTGTGGCACGTCTACGCGATCTCCTTCGCGCTGGGCCTCGTGACCGTGGTCGACAACCCGGCGCGTCAGGTCTTCGTGAACGAGCTCGTCGGCCCGACGTATCTGCGCAACGCGATCAGCCTCAACTCGTCGATCTTCCAGCTCGGCGGCCTCATCGGTCCGGCGCTCGGCGGCGTGCTCATCACGGCGGTCGGCGGCGGCTGGTCGTTCGCGATCAACGCGGTCGCGTGTCTCGCGGTGGTGTTCGCGGTCGCGACCCTCAAGCGCTCGGAACTGCACTCCTCCCCCGCCGCCCCGCGCCGCAAGGGTCAGCTGGCCGAGGGGATGCGCTACGTGCGCCGCAAGCCCGTGATCTTCTGGACCGTCGTCATGGTCGCGGTGATCGCGGTGTTCGCCTTCAACATGCCGGTGTTCCTGGCGGCGTACGCCAACGACGTCTTCCATGTCGGCGCCCAGGGTTACGGACTGTTCAACGCGCTCGTCGCGGCGGGCGCGCTCACCGGAGCGCTCGCCTCGACCCGCCGGACGAGCGTGCGCCTGTCCATGGTCGTCGGCACCGCCGCGGCGCTCGGGATCGTGCAGGCGCTGGCCGGCTTCGCGCCCGGCGAGCTGGCGTTCGGGATGCTGCTGATCTGCATCGGCGTCGGGAACCTGCTGTTCATCACCGCCGCGAACTCGCTCGTGCAGATGTCGTCGAACGTGCAGATCCGCGGACGCGTGATCTCGCTGTACATCCTCGTGCTGCTCGGCGGGCAGGCTCTCGGCGGACCGCTGATGGGCTGGATCGTGGAGCAGGTCGGCCCGCACATCGCGATGGCCATCTCGGGACTCGTGCCGGCCGCGGCCGCGACGGTCATCGCCGTGCTGATCGCGCGCCAGTCGAGCCTCCGGCTGCGGTTCGGTCTGCGCGGTCGGCGGCCGGTGATCGCGATCGTCAACCGCGCCGGGAAGAGCGGCGCGACGCTCTGA
- a CDS encoding NAD(+) synthetase produces the protein MREQQARIIEDLHVSPEVDPATEIERRVGFLVDYVRTTGAKGFVLGISGGQDSTLAGRLTQLAVERLADEGTEADFIAVRLPYAVQRDEEDAQLALSFIRPKRQVVFNIQRGTDGVEDEYADALGEPMTDFVKGNVKARIRMVAQYAIAGQGAYLVVGTDHAAEAVTGFFTKYGDGGTDILPLTGLTKRQGKQLLRYLDAPARLYEKAPTADLLDLNPGQTDEDNLGLTYEDIDDFLEGKDVANEVAEALEARYRATEHKRQPPASMFDSWWNEGSYSR, from the coding sequence ATGCGTGAACAACAGGCGAGAATCATCGAGGATCTGCACGTCAGCCCGGAGGTCGACCCGGCGACGGAGATCGAGCGTCGCGTCGGCTTCCTCGTCGACTACGTGCGCACCACCGGCGCGAAGGGCTTCGTGCTCGGTATCAGCGGCGGTCAGGACTCCACGCTCGCGGGCCGGCTCACGCAGCTGGCCGTCGAGCGGCTCGCGGACGAGGGCACGGAGGCGGACTTCATCGCCGTGCGGCTGCCCTACGCCGTGCAGCGCGACGAGGAGGATGCGCAGCTAGCGCTGTCCTTCATCCGGCCGAAGCGCCAGGTGGTCTTCAACATCCAGCGCGGCACCGACGGCGTCGAGGACGAGTACGCCGACGCCCTCGGCGAGCCGATGACCGACTTCGTGAAGGGCAACGTCAAGGCGCGCATTCGCATGGTCGCCCAGTACGCGATCGCCGGTCAGGGCGCCTACCTGGTGGTCGGCACCGACCACGCGGCCGAGGCGGTGACCGGCTTCTTCACGAAGTACGGCGACGGCGGCACCGACATCCTGCCGCTCACCGGGCTCACGAAGCGCCAGGGCAAGCAGCTGCTGCGGTACCTGGATGCGCCCGCGCGGCTGTACGAGAAGGCGCCCACGGCCGACCTGCTCGACCTGAACCCCGGACAGACCGACGAGGACAATCTCGGGCTGACGTACGAGGACATCGACGACTTCCTCGAGGGCAAGGACGTCGCGAATGAGGTGGCCGAGGCGCTGGAGGCGCGCTACCGGGCGACCGAGCACAAGCGGCAGCCTCCGGCGAGCATGTTCGACTCCTGGTGGAACGAGGGGTCGTACAGCCGCTGA
- a CDS encoding energy-dependent translational throttle protein EttA, translated as MAEYIYSMVRARKAVGDKVILDDVTMAFLPGAKIGVVGPNGAGKSTILKIMAGLDTPSNGEAKLTPGYTVGILMQEPQLDESKTVLENVQEGVGEIKQKVDRFNEISGLLADPDADFDTLLAEMGTLQEQIDAADAWDLDSQLEQAMDALRCPPGDWPVNTLSGGEKRRVALCKLLLQKPDLLLLDEPTNHLDAESVLWLEQHLGKYHGAVLAVTHDRYFLDHVAEWIAEVDRGHLYPYEGNYSTYLEKKRERLAIQGKKDAKLAKRLSEELDWVRSNAKGRQAKSKARLARYEEMAAEAERTRKLDFEEIQIPPGPRLGNVVIEAKDLEKGFADRKLIDGLSFTLPRNGIVGVIGPNGVGKTTLFKTIVGLEPLDDGDLKVGETVQISYVDQTRGGIDPNKNVWEVVSDGLDYIQVGKTEVPSRAYVSTFGFKGPDQQKKSGVLSGGERNRLNLALTLKQGGNLLLLDEPTNDLDVETLSSLENALLEFPGCAVVITHDRWFLDRIATHILAYEGTDEDPANWYWFEGNFEAYEENKVERLGPDAAKPNRSAYRKLTRD; from the coding sequence GTGGCCGAATACATTTACTCGATGGTGCGCGCCCGCAAGGCGGTCGGCGACAAGGTGATCCTCGACGATGTCACGATGGCGTTCCTCCCGGGCGCCAAGATCGGCGTCGTGGGCCCCAACGGCGCCGGTAAGTCCACCATCCTGAAGATCATGGCCGGCCTGGACACGCCCTCCAACGGCGAGGCGAAGCTCACTCCGGGCTACACGGTCGGCATCCTCATGCAGGAGCCCCAGCTCGACGAGAGCAAGACCGTGCTCGAGAACGTCCAGGAGGGCGTGGGCGAGATCAAGCAGAAGGTCGACCGGTTCAACGAGATCTCCGGACTGCTCGCCGACCCCGACGCCGACTTCGACACCCTGCTCGCCGAGATGGGCACGCTGCAGGAGCAGATCGACGCCGCCGACGCCTGGGACCTCGACTCCCAGCTCGAGCAGGCGATGGACGCGCTCCGCTGCCCGCCGGGCGACTGGCCGGTCAACACCTTGTCCGGTGGTGAGAAGCGCCGAGTCGCGCTCTGCAAGCTCCTGCTGCAGAAGCCGGACCTCCTGCTCCTCGACGAGCCCACCAACCACCTCGACGCCGAGAGCGTGCTCTGGCTCGAGCAGCACCTCGGCAAGTACCACGGCGCCGTGCTCGCCGTGACCCACGACCGGTACTTCCTCGACCACGTGGCCGAGTGGATCGCCGAGGTCGACCGCGGTCACCTGTACCCGTACGAGGGCAACTACTCGACCTACCTCGAGAAGAAGCGCGAGCGCCTCGCGATCCAGGGCAAGAAGGACGCGAAGCTGGCCAAGCGCCTCTCCGAGGAGCTCGACTGGGTGCGCAGCAACGCGAAGGGCCGTCAGGCCAAGTCCAAGGCGCGTCTCGCCCGGTACGAGGAGATGGCCGCCGAGGCGGAGCGCACCAGGAAGCTCGACTTCGAGGAGATCCAGATCCCGCCGGGGCCGCGACTCGGTAACGTCGTGATCGAGGCCAAGGACCTCGAGAAGGGCTTCGCCGACCGCAAGCTCATCGACGGCCTCAGCTTCACCCTGCCCCGCAACGGCATCGTCGGCGTCATCGGCCCGAACGGCGTCGGCAAGACCACGCTGTTCAAGACGATCGTCGGCCTGGAGCCGCTCGACGACGGCGACCTGAAGGTCGGCGAGACCGTCCAGATCTCCTACGTCGACCAGACCCGCGGCGGCATCGACCCGAACAAGAACGTCTGGGAGGTCGTGTCCGACGGGCTCGACTACATCCAGGTGGGCAAGACCGAGGTGCCGTCGCGCGCCTACGTGTCGACCTTCGGGTTCAAGGGCCCGGACCAGCAGAAGAAGTCGGGCGTGCTCTCCGGTGGTGAGCGCAACCGCCTCAACCTGGCGCTGACGCTCAAGCAGGGCGGCAACCTCCTGCTCCTCGACGAGCCGACCAACGACCTCGACGTCGAGACGCTCTCGAGCCTCGAGAACGCGCTGCTCGAGTTCCCCGGCTGCGCGGTGGTCATCACCCACGACCGGTGGTTCCTCGACCGGATCGCGACCCACATCCTCGCCTACGAGGGCACCGACGAGGACCCGGCCAACTGGTACTGGTTCGAGGGCAACTTCGAGGCCTACGAGGAGAACAAGGTCGAGCGCCTCGGCCCGGACGCCGCCAAGCCCAACCGCTCGGCGTACCGCAAGCTCACGCGCGACTGA
- a CDS encoding MFS transporter — protein MSTNGLGARYWKLWTSAGLSNLADGAMKVALPLVAIRYTDSPALIAGLGFAFTLPWLLFALTAGALADRIDRRRLMLVANTARAGFLACLTVVTVLGGGSIWLLYVAALCVGIAETVYDTSSQSILPQLVPRDRLSRANGRLYAAELTANEFVGPPLGGFLVAIGVAFAFGAPALLWIVAIGVLLLVRGRFTAERSGSTTIRADIAEGLRFLGSSTLLRTLAIMVGVFNFASSAVFTVFVLYAAGPDSVMKLSDPAYGLLLTFSAIGSVLGTFLAEPAERLLGRSRALALTIVGSLLTVATPGFTANPFIIGAGMLLGGITVSIWNVITVSLRQRITPTRLLGRLNSAYRLLAWGTMPLGAAAGGLLGQLLGVQWVFVIMGALVLLQLIPMLWITDRRMDAAEAQVEAQEATEAAAETAVDR, from the coding sequence ATGAGCACCAACGGCCTCGGGGCGCGCTACTGGAAGCTGTGGACCTCGGCCGGCCTCTCGAACCTGGCCGACGGCGCGATGAAGGTCGCCCTGCCGCTCGTCGCCATCCGCTACACCGACTCCCCCGCCCTGATCGCCGGGCTCGGCTTCGCCTTCACCCTCCCCTGGCTGCTGTTCGCCCTCACCGCAGGCGCCCTCGCGGACCGGATCGACCGCCGTCGCCTGATGCTCGTCGCCAACACCGCCCGAGCCGGCTTCCTCGCCTGCCTGACGGTCGTGACCGTCCTCGGCGGCGGGTCCATCTGGCTGCTGTACGTCGCAGCGCTGTGCGTGGGGATCGCCGAGACCGTGTATGACACGTCGTCCCAGTCGATCCTCCCGCAGCTGGTGCCGCGGGACCGCCTGTCGCGGGCCAACGGCCGGCTCTACGCCGCGGAGCTCACCGCCAACGAGTTCGTGGGGCCTCCGCTCGGCGGCTTCCTCGTCGCGATCGGCGTGGCTTTCGCCTTCGGCGCGCCGGCCCTGCTGTGGATCGTCGCGATCGGCGTCCTGCTGCTCGTTCGGGGCCGGTTCACGGCCGAGCGGAGCGGCTCGACGACCATCCGCGCCGACATCGCCGAGGGGCTCCGCTTCCTCGGGAGCAGCACGCTGCTGCGCACCCTCGCCATCATGGTGGGCGTCTTCAACTTCGCGAGCTCGGCGGTGTTCACCGTCTTCGTGCTCTACGCCGCCGGCCCGGACTCGGTAATGAAGCTCTCCGATCCCGCGTACGGGCTGCTGCTCACGTTCTCGGCGATCGGAAGCGTCCTGGGCACGTTCCTCGCCGAGCCCGCCGAGCGCTTGCTCGGACGCTCGCGCGCGCTGGCGCTCACGATCGTCGGATCGCTGCTGACCGTCGCGACGCCGGGCTTCACTGCGAATCCGTTCATCATCGGCGCCGGGATGCTTCTCGGAGGCATCACCGTGTCCATCTGGAATGTCATCACGGTGTCCCTTCGCCAGCGCATCACCCCCACCCGGCTGCTGGGCCGGCTCAACAGCGCCTACCGCCTGCTCGCGTGGGGCACGATGCCGCTCGGCGCCGCCGCGGGCGGGCTCCTCGGGCAGCTGCTCGGCGTGCAGTGGGTGTTCGTCATCATGGGCGCGCTGGTGCTGCTCCAGCTGATCCCGATGCTCTGGATCACGGACCGCCGGATGGACGCGGCGGAGGCTCAGGTCGAGGCGCAGGAGGCGACCGAAGCGGCCGCTGAGACCGCCGTCGATCGGTGA
- a CDS encoding transcriptional regulator produces MSEESRPDPDAKRRPATPQELKAMSHPLRVRILRLCGDGELTNKQLADRLGVDAGTVYYHVRQLVDAGFLEPAAVRTGESGALEKPYRSTGKSWWLSAPLEDIDLSHGLAPVEAFQQELAEAGPASIATYARFSLHLSPEDLAELDRRIVAVLDDYVETDAERSHLPAHGGIFLLHRAPGAAD; encoded by the coding sequence ATGAGCGAGGAGAGCAGGCCGGACCCGGACGCTAAGCGCCGACCCGCCACGCCGCAGGAGCTGAAGGCGATGTCGCACCCGCTTCGGGTGCGCATCCTGCGCCTCTGCGGCGACGGCGAGCTGACGAACAAGCAGCTCGCCGACCGGCTGGGGGTGGATGCGGGCACGGTGTACTACCACGTGCGCCAGCTGGTCGACGCCGGCTTCCTCGAGCCGGCGGCGGTGAGAACGGGGGAGTCCGGCGCCCTGGAGAAGCCGTACCGCTCGACCGGCAAGAGCTGGTGGCTGTCGGCGCCGCTCGAGGACATCGACCTCTCGCACGGCCTCGCCCCGGTGGAGGCCTTCCAGCAGGAGCTCGCCGAAGCGGGTCCCGCCTCCATCGCCACCTACGCGCGGTTCTCGCTGCACCTGTCACCGGAGGACCTCGCCGAGCTCGACCGGCGCATCGTCGCGGTGCTCGACGACTACGTCGAGACCGACGCCGAACGGTCGCACCTGCCCGCGCACGGCGGCATCTTCCTGCTGCACCGCGCGCCGGGCGCCGCCGACTGA
- a CDS encoding oligoribonuclease has product MATSSDRLVWIDCEMTGLDLEVDELVEIAVVITDFELNVLDPGLSIVIKPDDSALEHMGDFVRQMHTTSGLIEEIPNGKSLAEAEYEVLEYVLKFAPTARTAPLAGNTIGTDRMFLAKYMPRLDNHLHYRNVDVSSIKELARRWFPRIYFNAPEKNGGHRALADILESIRELDYYRSAAFVAPPGPTTEDVQAVASGVVEKWAPRMY; this is encoded by the coding sequence ATGGCTACCTCCTCGGATCGACTGGTCTGGATCGACTGCGAGATGACCGGCCTCGACCTCGAGGTCGACGAGCTCGTCGAGATCGCGGTGGTGATCACCGACTTCGAGCTGAACGTGCTCGACCCGGGCCTCAGCATCGTCATCAAGCCCGACGACTCGGCGCTCGAGCACATGGGCGACTTCGTGCGCCAGATGCACACCACCTCCGGGCTGATCGAAGAGATCCCGAACGGCAAGAGCCTCGCCGAGGCCGAGTACGAGGTGCTGGAGTACGTGCTGAAGTTCGCGCCGACCGCGCGCACCGCCCCGCTCGCCGGCAACACCATCGGCACCGACCGCATGTTCCTCGCGAAGTACATGCCGCGGCTCGACAACCACCTGCACTACCGCAACGTCGACGTGTCCTCGATCAAGGAGCTGGCCCGCCGCTGGTTCCCGCGCATCTACTTCAACGCCCCCGAGAAGAACGGCGGCCACCGCGCCCTCGCCGACATCCTCGAGTCCATCCGCGAGCTCGACTACTACCGCTCCGCCGCGTTCGTCGCGCCTCCCGGCCCGACGACCGAGGACGTGCAGGCTGTGGCCTCCGGCGTCGTGGAAAAATGGGCTCCCCGGATGTACTAG
- a CDS encoding sodium:proton exchanger — protein MDPAVTTVVLVPLIAVAAALLTTAIGRWVKIPLVVFEIVLGLIIGPSVLGWVKETAELTALANFGLAFLFFMAGNEIDFAAIGARRLRKASLLWVVSLVAGVLLAALIAGDAIRGVYLGIALTSTALGTLMPVLRDAGELRTPFGRAVTAVGAVGEFGPLLAISLFLSGRRPLAAALVLIGFAIIAGGAIWFASRGGHRRFHALVRATLHTSGQFAVRFVVLIIAALVGLSIALGLDMLLGAFAAGVLIRILLAGAEPADAHQIESKLEAVAFGVLVPIFFINTGIGFDLQALLGDPRALLLLPIFLLLLIVVRGIPASFSAPPGSTPRDRASLTLFAATGLPIIVAVTQIGVRDHELPVGTATALVGAGMLSVLVFPLVALTLRRRSPDGGARPADPDAIPVEG, from the coding sequence ATGGACCCCGCTGTCACGACCGTCGTGCTCGTCCCGCTGATCGCCGTCGCGGCGGCGCTGCTGACCACGGCGATCGGACGCTGGGTGAAGATCCCGCTGGTGGTCTTCGAGATCGTGCTCGGGCTGATCATCGGACCGAGCGTGCTGGGCTGGGTGAAGGAGACCGCCGAGCTCACCGCGCTCGCGAACTTCGGCCTCGCGTTCCTGTTCTTCATGGCGGGGAACGAGATCGACTTCGCCGCCATCGGCGCGCGGCGGCTGCGCAAGGCCTCGCTGCTGTGGGTGGTGTCGCTCGTGGCGGGGGTCCTGCTGGCGGCGCTGATCGCCGGGGATGCGATCCGCGGCGTCTACCTCGGCATCGCGCTGACCTCGACGGCGCTGGGCACGCTCATGCCGGTGCTGCGGGATGCGGGCGAGCTGCGGACGCCGTTCGGCCGCGCGGTCACGGCGGTGGGAGCCGTCGGCGAGTTCGGTCCGCTCCTCGCCATCTCGCTGTTCCTCAGCGGGCGACGGCCGCTCGCCGCCGCGCTGGTGCTGATCGGCTTCGCGATCATCGCGGGCGGAGCCATCTGGTTCGCCTCCCGCGGCGGCCACCGCCGCTTCCACGCCCTGGTGCGCGCGACCCTCCACACCAGCGGGCAGTTCGCGGTGCGGTTCGTGGTCCTGATCATCGCGGCCCTGGTCGGGCTGAGCATCGCCCTCGGCCTCGACATGCTGCTCGGTGCCTTCGCCGCGGGCGTGCTGATCCGCATCCTGCTGGCGGGCGCGGAGCCGGCGGACGCGCACCAGATCGAGAGCAAGCTGGAGGCGGTCGCCTTCGGGGTGCTGGTGCCGATCTTCTTCATCAACACCGGGATCGGTTTCGACCTGCAGGCGCTGCTCGGCGATCCGCGCGCTCTGCTCCTGCTGCCGATCTTCCTGCTGCTGCTGATCGTCGTGCGCGGCATCCCGGCGTCGTTCTCCGCCCCGCCCGGCTCGACGCCGCGCGACCGCGCCTCGCTGACGCTGTTCGCGGCGACCGGCCTTCCGATCATCGTGGCGGTGACGCAGATCGGCGTGCGCGACCACGAGCTCCCCGTCGGCACCGCGACCGCGCTCGTCGGAGCGGGGATGCTCTCGGTGCTGGTCTTCCCGCTCGTCGCCCTCACGCTCCGACGGCGAAGCCCCGACGGCGGCGCGCGCCCGGCGGACCCGGACGCGATCCCGGTCGAGGGCTGA
- a CDS encoding LysR family transcriptional regulator produces the protein MFDPVLLQTFLAVADTRSFTKAAARLGISQPTVSQHIRKLEQSAKRQLIARDTREVRLTDNGDAMAGFARTILAALAEADSYFSGSAMRGRLRFGAADDLAITTLPRILRHFRQQNPQINLELTVDQSAPLHRKLKAGHLDLIFIKQTPGTTEGAVVATDELVWMGQEKTILDPDGPVPLIAYQGPSISRQAAIDALEAAGRTWRITCNTREVNGVLAAVRAGIGVAVFPRSLIPTDLIKVTNRFGLPELGHVDFTLLSNPSAAREPVEALTTAILARAVSRVA, from the coding sequence ATGTTCGACCCGGTGCTCCTCCAGACGTTCCTCGCGGTCGCCGACACGCGCAGTTTCACGAAGGCGGCGGCGCGGCTGGGGATCAGCCAGCCGACCGTCAGCCAGCACATCCGCAAGCTGGAGCAGTCCGCCAAGCGGCAGCTGATCGCGCGCGACACCCGTGAGGTGCGGCTCACCGACAACGGGGATGCGATGGCCGGCTTCGCGCGCACCATCCTCGCCGCGCTGGCGGAGGCCGACAGCTACTTCAGCGGCTCGGCGATGCGCGGCCGGTTGCGGTTCGGCGCGGCCGACGACCTCGCGATCACGACGCTGCCGCGCATCCTGCGCCATTTCCGGCAGCAGAACCCGCAGATCAACCTGGAGCTGACCGTCGACCAGTCGGCTCCGCTGCACCGCAAGCTGAAAGCCGGCCACCTCGACCTCATCTTCATCAAGCAGACGCCCGGCACCACCGAGGGCGCGGTGGTCGCGACCGACGAACTGGTGTGGATGGGGCAGGAGAAGACCATCCTCGACCCCGACGGGCCGGTGCCGCTCATCGCCTACCAGGGCCCGAGCATCAGCCGGCAGGCGGCGATCGACGCGCTGGAGGCGGCGGGACGCACCTGGCGGATCACCTGCAACACCCGCGAGGTGAACGGGGTGCTCGCCGCGGTGCGCGCAGGCATCGGCGTTGCGGTGTTCCCGCGGTCGCTGATCCCCACGGACCTCATCAAGGTGACGAACCGGTTCGGGCTGCCGGAGCTCGGACACGTGGACTTCACGCTGCTCTCGAACCCGTCCGCCGCCCGCGAGCCGGTGGAGGCGCTGACGACCGCCATCCTCGCCCGCGCCGTCAGCCGGGTCGCGTAG
- a CDS encoding thiol reductase thioredoxin: MDSTPAVDPADTRDAQLTLYTSAFCEPCMQTRAVLAEASRLAPRIRVTERDVARNLEQAERDGIRSTPTVIVTGSDGSEVFRAEGVPTLAQVLAAAAKAL; the protein is encoded by the coding sequence GTGGATTCGACACCGGCCGTTGACCCGGCGGACACCCGGGACGCGCAGCTCACGCTCTACACGTCCGCCTTCTGCGAGCCGTGCATGCAGACGCGCGCCGTTCTGGCGGAGGCCTCCCGGCTCGCGCCGCGCATCCGCGTGACCGAGCGGGATGTGGCGCGCAACCTGGAGCAGGCCGAGCGCGACGGCATCCGCTCGACGCCGACGGTGATCGTCACAGGCTCGGACGGGTCCGAGGTGTTCCGCGCGGAGGGAGTGCCGACCCTGGCGCAGGTGCTGGCCGCCGCGGCGAAGGCGCTCTGA
- a CDS encoding peptide-methionine (S)-S-oxide reductase — MQTFVVAGGCFWCLDAVYRVLRGVQDVVSGYTGGTAVDPTYEEVCTGRTGHAEAVAVTFDPEVIPASVILDVFFTLHDPRQLNRQGNDIGTQYRSAMFYDGEAQRELFEAARDRAAEYWDGGIVTTIEPLGPFYRAEEYHQDFFAKNPGQGYCLAVALPKVNKIRASYADYVAA, encoded by the coding sequence ATGCAGACATTCGTGGTGGCCGGAGGATGCTTCTGGTGCTTGGACGCGGTGTACCGCGTGCTCCGCGGGGTGCAGGATGTGGTGTCCGGCTACACCGGCGGCACCGCCGTCGACCCGACCTACGAAGAGGTCTGCACCGGCCGGACCGGCCACGCCGAGGCCGTCGCGGTCACCTTCGACCCCGAGGTCATCCCGGCGAGCGTCATCCTCGACGTCTTCTTCACCCTCCACGACCCGCGCCAGCTCAACCGGCAGGGGAACGACATCGGCACGCAGTACCGCTCGGCGATGTTCTACGACGGCGAGGCGCAGCGCGAGCTCTTCGAGGCGGCCCGCGACCGCGCTGCCGAGTACTGGGACGGCGGGATCGTCACCACGATCGAGCCGCTCGGCCCGTTCTACCGCGCCGAGGAGTACCACCAGGACTTCTTCGCCAAGAACCCGGGACAGGGATACTGCCTCGCGGTGGCGCTGCCGAAGGTCAACAAGATCCGCGCGTCGTACGCGGACTACGTCGCGGCGTAG
- a CDS encoding 4-hydroxybenzoyl-CoA thioesterase yields MRLHVPIKLRWSDLDAYGHVNNAEMLRLLEEARIEAFWATDDSGQGSGEAVGGSTAVLDGRPGADTLTLIARQEIEYLAPIPYLRQPLDVQLWLGRLGGASLEVCYEVWTPEGTEPRTLYSRAATTIVLVDAASQRPRRINERERAAWTPYLDEPVAFAKRG; encoded by the coding sequence ATGCGCCTGCACGTCCCGATCAAGCTCCGCTGGAGCGACCTCGACGCCTACGGGCACGTCAACAACGCCGAGATGCTGCGCCTCCTCGAGGAGGCGCGCATCGAGGCGTTCTGGGCGACCGATGACTCCGGACAAGGGTCCGGGGAAGCGGTCGGCGGTTCGACCGCCGTGCTCGACGGGCGTCCAGGCGCGGACACTCTGACGCTGATCGCGCGCCAGGAGATCGAGTACCTCGCGCCGATCCCGTACCTCCGCCAGCCGCTCGACGTCCAGCTGTGGCTCGGGCGGCTCGGCGGGGCCAGCCTCGAGGTCTGCTACGAGGTCTGGACGCCGGAGGGCACCGAGCCGCGCACGCTGTACTCGCGCGCCGCGACCACCATCGTGCTCGTGGATGCGGCCAGCCAGCGACCGCGCCGCATCAACGAGCGCGAGCGGGCCGCCTGGACGCCGTACCTCGACGAGCCCGTCGCCTTCGCCAAGCGCGGCTGA